A stretch of the Alnus glutinosa chromosome 6, dhAlnGlut1.1, whole genome shotgun sequence genome encodes the following:
- the LOC133871647 gene encoding glutathione transferase GST 23-like: MAGDTVKLLGFWGSPYALRVKWALKLKGIQYQYAEEDLQNKSPMLLQYNPETKPHALTARGTLAPGGGDVEPPPRRNGSQLSLLSLSRKYRQSLSRKKEKLRSLAESLVIIEYIDEVWKQNPLLPQDPYERAKARFWAKFADEKCVPAIMSAFSKTGEEQEKAAKEARENLKTLESGLEGKHFFGGETIGFVDIAVGWLGCWARMVGEIVGITLIDAETMPLLDAWCQDFLEVPIIKDCMPPQDKLLELNKSFHKILTAASN, from the exons ATGGCTGGAGACACTGTGAAGTTGTTAGGGTTCTGGGGAAGCCCTTATGCCCTCAGGGTTAAGTGGGCTTTGAAACTGAAAGGGATCCAGTACCAGTATGCAGAAGAGGATCTCCAAAACAAAAGTCCCATGCTCTTGCAGTACAACCCT GAGACAAAACCCCATGCCCTAACGGCGAGGGGAACGCTAGCACCAGGAGGGGGAGACGTAGAGCCTCCCCCCCGGCGAAACGGATCTCAACTGagtttactctctctctctagaaaataCAGACAATCTCTCTCTAGAAAGAAGGAGAAGTTACGTTCCTTGGCAGAGTCCCTTGTGATTATTGAATATATAGATGAGGTATGGAAGCAAAATCCTCTGCTTCCACAAGATCCATATGAAAGGGCCAAAGCGCGGTTCTGGGCAAAGTTTGCTGATGAAAAG TGTGTGCCAGCAATAATGTCTGCATTTAGCAAAACGGGGGAAGAGCAAGAGAAAGCTGCGAAAGAAGCTCGCGAGAATTTGAAGACTCTAGAAAGTGGTCTCGAGGGGAAGCACTTCTTTGGAGGCGAAACAATAGGCTTTGTGGATATTGCTGTTGGCTGGCTTGGATGCTGGGCTCGAATGGTGGGGGAAATCGTGGGCATAACCCTGATTGATGCAGAGACCATGCCTTTACTCGATGCTTGGTGTCAAGATTTTCTTGAGGTTCCTATTATCAAAGACTGCATGCCACCTCAAGATAAATTGCTAGAGCTAAACAAGAGCTTTCACAAAATTTTGACTGCTGCATCGAATTga
- the LOC133870101 gene encoding pentatricopeptide repeat-containing protein At5g27460 — protein sequence MANRSLIAGLRRINRPFGATSLWRAISSRSSPLAQSGVGKDDLKSEIFKLKSPRRSATALLQDWVDHGHKLSLSELRRISRQLLKSKRYRHAIQILTWMETQNGFRMSPADHALKLELIIRLHSLREAEDYFTRLPNTASRKAVCLPLLHAYVEERDTEKAEVLMAKLNELGLLLTPHPFNEMMKLYMATSQCEKVPLVIQQMKQNNVPRNVLSYNIWISACGEVSGIASAEMVYKEMVNDKNVQVGWSTLSTLANVYIKAGLVDKATLVLRNAEKKLSNCNRLGYLFLITQYASISDKQGILRLWESSKEVGGRITCANYMCVLSCLVKLGDLVEARRIFLEWESSCRNYDIRVSNVLLGAYVRNGMIDKAESLHLHTLERGGCPNYKTWEILTEGWVKSQNMDKAISALRKGFVMLKHCDWRPSHDILMAMAEHFEKHGNFEDANWFIRFICENGIVSLPLYKSLLRMHLCAKRPAFDILEMMEKNKVEMDDETSALVQAFDA from the exons ATGGCGAACCGCTCGCTCATCGCCGGTCTAAGACG CATCAATCGTCCATTCGGAGCAACTAGTCTCTGGCGAGCCATATCCTCACGCTCATCGCCGCTCGCACAGTCTGGCGTCGGCAAGGACGACCTCAAGAGCGAGATTTTCAAGCTGAAATCCCCCAGGCGCAGCGCCACTGCCTTGCTTCAAGATTGGGTCGACCACGGCCACAAGCTCTCGCTCTCAGAACTTCGACGCATCTCCAGACAACTTTTGAAATCCAAGCGCTACCGCCATGCCATTCAG ATACTGACATGGATGGAAACCCAAAACGGTTTCCGAATGTCACCGGCCGATCATGCTCTCAAGTTGGAATTAATCATTAGGTTGCACAGTTTAAGAGAGGCGGAAGATTATTTTACGCGTTTGCCCAACACTGCTTCGCGGAAAGCTGTGTGTCTCCCTCTTCTTCATGCTTATGTCGAAGAGAGGGACACAGAGAAAGCTGAGGTTCTCATGGCAAAGCTGAATGAGTTGGGGCTGCTTTTGACCCCTCATCCATTTAACGAGATGATGAAGCTGTATATGGCCACGTCTCAGTGTGAGAAAGTGCCCCTTGTCATCCAGCAAATGAAGCAAAACAATGTACCTCGAAATGTTCTGTCCTACAACATATGGATCAGTGCATGTGGTGAGGTATCTGGCATCGCTTCAGCGGAAATGGTTTACAAAGAAATGGTGAATGATAAGAATGTACAAGTGGGATGGAGCACCCTTTCGACTTTAGCTAATGTGTATATAAAAGCGGGACTTGTTGACAAAGCTACTTTGGTCCTTCGGAATGCAGAAAAGAAACTATCTAATTGTAACCGTCTTGGTTATCTCTTCCTCATTACGCAATATGCTTCTATAAGTGATAAGCAGGGAATTTTGAGGCTCTGGGAAAGTAGTAAAGAAGTTGGTGGGAGAATCACCTGTGCCAATTATATGTGTGTACTTTCATGCTTGGTGAAGCTAGGCGATCTTGTAGAGGCCAGGAGAATTTTTTTGGAATGGGAATCTAGTTGCCGGAATTATGACATCAGAGTCTCCAATGTTCTTCTAGGCGCTTATGTGAGGAATGGAATGATAGACAAAGCTGAATCATTACATCTCCACACATTGGAGAGAGGCGGATGTCCAAATTATAAGACTTGGGAGATTCTTACGGAGGGATGGGTGAAAAGCCAAAACATGGACAAAGCCATTAGTGCCCTGAGAAAAGGGTTTGTCATGTTGAAGCATTGTGATTGGAGGCCATCTCATGATATTCTAATGGCCATGGCAGAGCATTTTGAGAAGCATGGGAATTTTGAAGACGCAAATTGGTTCATCAGATTTATCTGTGAAAACGGCATTGTGAGTTTACCTTTGTATAAATCGTTGCTCAGAATGCACCTTTGTGCTAAGAGACCAGCTTTTGACATCCTTGAGATGATGGAGAAGAATAAAGTTGAGATGGATGATGAGACCTCTGCCCTTGTTCAAGCCTTCGATGCGTAA